From the genome of Acropora palmata chromosome 4, jaAcrPala1.3, whole genome shotgun sequence, one region includes:
- the LOC141880276 gene encoding ribose-phosphate pyrophosphokinase 2-like, with protein MPNIKIFGGNSHQQLAKLISERLGNDLGKCVLKKFSNKETSVEIGESVRGEDVFIVQSGCGDINDNLMELLIMINACKIASSQRVTAVIPCFPYARQDKKDKSRAPISAKLVANMLSVAGADHIITMDLHASQIQGFFDIPVDNLYAEPAVLKWIKEHISDWQQSVIVSPDAGGAKRVTAIADHLNVGFALIHKERKVANEVASMVLVGDVKDRTAILVDDMADTCGTLTLAAQKLKDAGAAKVYAILTHGIFSGPALRRIEESDLEAVVVTNTIPQDSKMQNCAKIKCIDISMILSEAIRRTHNGESVSYLFNNVPL; from the exons ATGCCAAACATTAAGATATTTGGTGGAAACTCTCATCAGCAGCTGGCCAAACTAATTTCAGAACGACTTGGAAATGATCTGGGAAAATGTGTCTTAAAAAAGTTCTCCAACAAGGAAACTAG TGTGGAAATAGGTGAATCAGTCAGAGGTGAAGATGTTTTTATTGTTCAGAGTGGGTGTGGTGATATCAACGATAACCTAATGGAACTACTTATCATGATAAATGCCTGCAAGATTGCATCATCACAGCGTGTCACGGCCGTGATTCCATGCTTCCCTTATGCAAGACAGGATAAGAAAGACAAG AGTCGAGCACCAATTTCCGCTAAGCTGGTGGCCAATATGTTATCAGTGGCTGGGGCAGACCACATCATAACCATGGATTTACATGCATCCCAGATACAG GGTTTCTTTGACATACCTGTTGATAATTTGTACGCTGAACCAGCTGTTTTAAAATGGATCAAAGAGCACATCTCTGACTGGCAGCAATCTGTCATCGTGTCACCGGATGCAGGAGGTGCTAAAAG AGTGACAGCAATCGCCGATCATCTCAACGTGGGTTTTGCCTTAATCCACAAGGAG CGAAAAGTTGCCAATGAAGTGGCGAGTATGGTTCTCGTGGGAGATGTTAAGGACCGCACAGCAATTCTTGTGGATGATATGGCCGACACCTGTGGGACACTCACCTTAGCTGCACAAAA ACTGAAAGATGCTGGTGCTGCAAAAGTGTATGCCATTTTGACACATGGTATCTTTTCTGGGCCTGCTCTGCGGAGAATAGAAGAAAGTGATCTTGAAGCGGTTGTAGTTACTAATACCATCCCACAAGACAGCAAGATGCAAAACTGTGCTAAAATCAAG